The window TCGAGCCAGGCGGTCATCACTTGGGGATTACTGGCGAAATGCAAATGTACATAGCTGCCCAAGACGGAACCGACGCAATAGCCTTCCGTGAGCCGATCGCCCCGAGAGGTTAATAGGTCATAGCATTGGGCGATCGCCCCGGCCGCTTCGGGGTTTGCCACTTCCGAGTAGTGAAACCGATGGCCACGAATGGTTTCTCCTGAGGGCAAAGGGCCGCCAGGAGCGATCGTCGCTTCCACGTAACCCAGCTTGGGGCGGCGGGTCATTTGGATTTGCAGCGGTAATAAACCCAAGAGCGATCGCCCCGTGCCATCGGCCAGAGTCAGGCGATCGCACAGATAGATAAAACCGCCACATTCCCCATAGATTGGTTTGCCGGCCGCGGCCATTTGGCGAATGGCCGTTAAACAATCGGTGTTGTTAGCAAGCTGATCCAGGTATAGCTCCGGGTAGCCACCCCCCAGATAGAGCGCGTCACAATCGGCGGGCGGCCGATCGACCAGGGGCGAAAATTCCACCAACTCCGCCCCTCGATCGCGCAGAAAATCTAAATTGGCTTCGTAATAAAAACAAAAGGCCCGATCGCGTGCGATCCCGATTTTGCGGGGCGGTTGCCGACTGACAGCAATTGGGGCGATCGGCGCGCGTGGTTCGGGCTTCGGGGTTGGTTGCTCCCGTTGCAACCGTTGCCAGAGCTGATCCAAGTCCAGATGGGTTTCCAGCAAGTCCGCCAGCCGATCGATATATCCCTCCCCCAACTGATCCTCATCGGCCATTTTGAGTCCCAAGTGGCGGCGATCGATCAATGCGGCCTCATCCCGGGGCACACCACCCAAAATGGGCATCCGCACGCGATCGCGAGCAGCCCCCGCAATCCGATCCAAATGTGCTCCGCTGCCCACCCGATTGCAAATTGCGCCCAAAAACCGCAAATCCGGATCAAAGGTTTCATAGCCCCAGATCAGGGCCGCCCCGCTACGCGACAGGCCCCGACCATCCAACACCAACACCACAGGCGCATTCAACCACTTGGCCAGCTCGGCCGTGCTGCCCGCCTCTTGGTCGCCATAACCATCAAACAACCCCATGGCTCCTTCAATCACCGCCACATCGGCTCCGGCCACGGCGCGATCGAACAGCGCTTGGTTTGTTGCCTTAGGAAGCATCCAACCATCCAAATTATGGGACGGGCGACCCGTGGCCCGACGGTGATGGCCCGGGTCAATGAAATCGGGCCCCACTTTGAACGGCTGCACCACCCATCCGCGCCGTGTCCAGGCTCGCATCAGGGCGATCGCCATTGAAGTTTTGCCCACTCCGCTGTGGGTTCCCGCCACCACTACCGTTGGAATCATGCTGCGATTGCACTCAAGGAATACGTTAACGGGGCCAGATTGCGCTTAAATTGCCTAGCAGCTTGCTCCCCATGGCCATGACCCTTCCCACAGCGCCCGCCTTACCGAACCCGATCGACCTTTGGCAGTCAACCCTGCAATGGCAGCCCGACACAGCCACCCAAGCCCAATTTCAGCGGCTCTATGAGGCGATCTTGGCGGGTAACCAGCGGATGAATTTAACCCGCATTACGGAGCCATTGGACTTTTGGGAAAAGCATCTTTGGGATTCGCTGCGGGGTCTATTTTCACCGATTTTGCAACCGGTACTGGCCCAGCGGGCCTCGCAAGCCATCACCGTGGCCGATTTGGGAACCGGGGGCGGCTTTCCAGGGCTGCCGGGCGCGATCGCCTTTCCAGAATGGCAATGGTTGCTGATGGATAGCACGCGCAAAAAGATTCAGTTTGTGGCGGAGGCGATCGCGGAATTGGAGTTGGGCAATGTGCAAACCGCGTGCGATCGAGCAGAGCAGTTCGTGCGGCGACCGGGCCCCAAACCAAATTTTCACCTGGTGACCTTGCGGGCCGTGGGTGCAGCGGATCTTTGCGCCAGCTACGCCCTGCCAATGTTGGCCCCGCGAGGTGTTGCGATTTTGTATCGAGGTCGCTGGAGCGCAGAGGAGGAAGCCAGCCTGCAAGAGCCCCTCAGCCATTGGGGCGCAGAAATTTTGGGTGTAGATGCCTTTAAAACCCCAATTACTGAGGGCGATCGCCACTGCATCTATTTGCAAAAAATTGACTAGTTTCCCTCGCCCGATCGCCCGTCAGTTTGTGGAAAAGCAGCAAACGGGCGATCGGGTAACTTGCCCCAAAAACATGAAACCCCGACCACCACTAGAAACAGACATGATCATCATTTAAAAACCACCGCAAAGTCACAACAACCAAGCACTCATTTTTCAGAATTTCAGCATCAATACCTAGGGACTCTTCGGCGTAATAGCCGGAGTTGACAAGGTGTTAATAGGCTTAGGAACGTCCGACAGTTGACCAGGATTAAAGCCCAGTTGAATCAAACTAATCGACATTAACTTTTTGTCAACATAATGAATGAATGATTCTGGTTTTTCCTCAACACCGCGCGTGTTTTGCCGGGTTGCCAAATAACTCAGCAGCTCATTTCTGAGGCTCAAGCAAGATAAATAGATGGCGTGGCTATTTTTGATGTTTTCTTCTTGCTTAAAAGTCAAAGACAAATTACCGTAAAAAAGAACCACCCCCGAAGAAACCACAAAAATATTGATGACAGCGTTATTGACTTCGCCCCAACCTTCTTTACTAATAAAAAATAGACAAATAACAGCGATCGCCCCCAACGTACACATCATCGCCAGCGAAATATAATACTGCTTATAGAAAAAGCCCA is drawn from Limnothrix sp. FACHB-406 and contains these coding sequences:
- a CDS encoding cobyrinate a,c-diamide synthase, encoding MIPTVVVAGTHSGVGKTSMAIALMRAWTRRGWVVQPFKVGPDFIDPGHHRRATGRPSHNLDGWMLPKATNQALFDRAVAGADVAVIEGAMGLFDGYGDQEAGSTAELAKWLNAPVVLVLDGRGLSRSGAALIWGYETFDPDLRFLGAICNRVGSGAHLDRIAGAARDRVRMPILGGVPRDEAALIDRRHLGLKMADEDQLGEGYIDRLADLLETHLDLDQLWQRLQREQPTPKPEPRAPIAPIAVSRQPPRKIGIARDRAFCFYYEANLDFLRDRGAELVEFSPLVDRPPADCDALYLGGGYPELYLDQLANNTDCLTAIRQMAAAGKPIYGECGGFIYLCDRLTLADGTGRSLLGLLPLQIQMTRRPKLGYVEATIAPGGPLPSGETIRGHRFHYSEVANPEAAGAIAQCYDLLTSRGDRLTEGYCVGSVLGSYVHLHFASNPQVMTAWLDRIPAAMH
- the rsmG gene encoding 16S rRNA (guanine(527)-N(7))-methyltransferase RsmG; its protein translation is MTLPTAPALPNPIDLWQSTLQWQPDTATQAQFQRLYEAILAGNQRMNLTRITEPLDFWEKHLWDSLRGLFSPILQPVLAQRASQAITVADLGTGGGFPGLPGAIAFPEWQWLLMDSTRKKIQFVAEAIAELELGNVQTACDRAEQFVRRPGPKPNFHLVTLRAVGAADLCASYALPMLAPRGVAILYRGRWSAEEEASLQEPLSHWGAEILGVDAFKTPITEGDRHCIYLQKID